One genomic window of Quercus robur chromosome 6, dhQueRobu3.1, whole genome shotgun sequence includes the following:
- the LOC126689888 gene encoding heterogeneous nuclear ribonucleoprotein 1-like codes for MESANGRLSEDTLRKHFSNYGEVEEALILSNNDRGNERGFGYVTFKDPAGPIHALNQQHYILDTKHVYLWISSVTSLNRNTPPTVEIAGSSDNNKKIYVGGLLLHLTYRELKEHFESIGAVTNARVVYDEENKKSRGFGFVTFDSEDVVHNVLQKSDLEMENRLLMVGRADSDRNQGLIYPYDCNNTCLGSGRSDSETYGPYPPPAP; via the exons ATGGAATCGGCGAACGGAAGGTTGAGTGAGGATACTCTGAGAAAACACTTCAGCAACTATGGTGAAGTGGAGGAGGCTTTGATTCTCTCTAACAACGATAGGGGTAATGAAAGAGGGTTTGGCTATGTTACCTTTAAAGACCCAGCTGGGCCTATTCACGCCCTTAATCAGCAACATTACATTCTTGATACAAAG catgtctacttGTGGATAAGTAGTGTGACGAGCCTAAATAGGAATACACCTCCAACGGTTGAGATTGCTGGATCTAgtgataataataagaagatttATGTAGGAGGTCTTCTATTACATTTGACATATCGGGAATTGAAGGAGCACTTTGAGAGTATTGGCGCGGTTACTAATGCTAGGGTGGTAtatgatgaagaaaataaaaaatcgagGGGCTTTGGATTTGTTACTTTTGATTCCGAGGATGTTGTGCATAATGTGTTGCAGAAAAGTGATCTCGAGATGGAAAATAGGCTTCTAATGGTTGGGAGGGCTGACTCTGACAGGAATCAAGGGCTGATATACCCTTATGATTGTAACAACACATGCTTGGGTTCTGGTCGTTCTGATTCTGAGACTTATGGCCCTTATCCTCCACCTGCTCCTTAG